One Owenweeksia hongkongensis DSM 17368 genomic region harbors:
- the greA gene encoding transcription elongation factor GreA → MAVNYYSKEGLQKLKDELERMKSIDRPNISKQIAEARDKGDLSENAEYDAAKEAQGLLEMKISKLEDTVANARLLDSSKVDTSKVMVLSTVKIRNTANKMEMNYTLVSESEADLKAGKISVNSPIGQGLVGKKVGDKAEIKVPSGVMTFEILEITIN, encoded by the coding sequence ATGGCAGTTAATTATTATTCCAAAGAAGGATTGCAAAAACTCAAGGATGAGTTGGAGCGAATGAAGAGTATAGATCGTCCTAATATTTCTAAGCAGATAGCTGAAGCTAGAGATAAGGGAGACTTGTCGGAAAATGCAGAGTATGATGCGGCCAAAGAGGCTCAGGGTCTACTTGAAATGAAGATTAGTAAACTTGAAGACACTGTGGCCAACGCGAGACTATTGGATAGTTCTAAGGTTGACACATCTAAAGTAATGGTGCTTTCTACGGTTAAGATTAGAAACACTGCCAATAAGATGGAAATGAACTATACATTGGTTTCTGAGTCTGAGGCTGATTTGAAGGCAGGAAAGATTTCTGTAAACTCACCAATTGGTCAAGGTTTAGTTGGTAAGAAAGTTGGAGACAAAGCTGAAATCAAAGTTCCTTCAGGGGTTATGACTTTTGAGATTCTGGAAATCACAATAAACTAG
- a CDS encoding PorV/PorQ family protein yields MKKRIKYSAVLALALMGGSAIAGNPQRAGQAGASELMINPWARSAGWGGVNVAGVKGLDATYVNIAGIANTESTEIAFSNSQWLVGSEISINSFGFNQKVGANGVMGANVTIMDYGDIERTTEANPDGGIGYFSPSTAIFGVSYAQRFTESILGGVNIKIFSQSAQDLNASAVCFDAGVQYVTGDEKELKFGVTLKNVGPSATYKGDGQTVNLAVPTGGYSQNYEEKSASFELPALLGLGASYDFNFTDQRLTLAAAFQSNSFEKDLVNVGAEYSIKEMVIVHAGYTQLIGGDDSGLETTAYTGLAAGLGLNVALGESKLLIDYSYRATKTFSGTHSIGIGFSL; encoded by the coding sequence ATGAAAAAAAGAATAAAATATAGCGCAGTGTTGGCTTTGGCGTTGATGGGAGGTAGTGCAATAGCAGGTAACCCACAGCGTGCTGGTCAAGCAGGGGCTTCAGAACTTATGATTAACCCTTGGGCTCGTAGTGCGGGCTGGGGAGGTGTTAATGTAGCAGGAGTGAAAGGTCTCGATGCAACATATGTAAACATCGCTGGTATAGCGAATACTGAGTCTACAGAGATTGCATTTTCTAACTCACAGTGGTTAGTAGGTTCCGAAATTTCGATTAACTCTTTCGGTTTCAACCAAAAAGTTGGTGCAAATGGAGTAATGGGAGCTAATGTTACTATCATGGACTATGGCGATATTGAAAGAACAACCGAAGCAAACCCTGATGGCGGAATCGGTTATTTTAGCCCATCTACTGCGATATTTGGCGTAAGCTATGCGCAAAGGTTTACTGAGAGTATTCTGGGGGGAGTTAATATCAAAATATTCTCTCAATCTGCTCAAGATCTTAATGCTAGTGCTGTATGCTTTGACGCTGGAGTGCAATATGTAACAGGTGATGAAAAGGAGCTTAAGTTTGGTGTGACACTTAAAAATGTGGGACCTTCAGCAACCTACAAAGGTGACGGTCAAACGGTAAACTTAGCGGTTCCTACTGGAGGCTATAGCCAAAACTACGAGGAAAAGAGTGCCTCTTTTGAATTACCGGCTTTGCTTGGACTTGGTGCTAGTTATGACTTTAACTTTACTGACCAGCGTCTTACTTTGGCTGCGGCATTTCAATCTAATTCTTTTGAAAAGGATTTAGTGAATGTTGGTGCTGAGTACAGCATTAAAGAAATGGTAATCGTACACGCTGGTTATACCCAGCTAATTGGAGGTGATGATTCAGGCTTGGAAACTACTGCATATACAGGTTTGGCTGCAGGCCTTGGCCTTAATGTAGCTTTGGGCGAGAGCAAGCTTTTGATTGATTACTCGTACCGTGCAACTAAAACCTTTAGTGGTACACACTCTATTGGTATTGGCTTTAGCTTGTAA
- a CDS encoding HIT family protein translates to MSTIFSKIVSGEIPSYKVAENDKYLAFLDINPLNEGHTLVIPKNPTDYIFDMEDEEYRGLWSFAKKVSHAVGKAIPCKRVGVAVIGLEVAHAHIHLVPINNVSDIDFSRPKLKFSEEEFSSTLEKIKSRL, encoded by the coding sequence ATGAGCACCATATTTTCAAAAATAGTGAGTGGCGAAATTCCCAGCTATAAAGTAGCTGAGAATGATAAGTATTTGGCTTTTTTAGATATCAACCCATTAAATGAGGGGCATACCTTGGTGATTCCTAAAAATCCGACCGACTATATTTTTGATATGGAGGATGAAGAGTATCGTGGACTTTGGAGCTTTGCAAAAAAGGTATCTCATGCCGTTGGCAAAGCAATTCCTTGCAAAAGAGTGGGGGTGGCTGTGATTGGTTTAGAGGTAGCTCACGCACACATACATTTGGTACCTATCAATAATGTTAGTGATATTGACTTTAGCCGACCGAAGCTTAAGTTCAGCGAAGAAGAATTTTCTTCAACATTAGAAAAAATTAAAAGCCGCTTGTAG
- a CDS encoding bifunctional riboflavin kinase/FAD synthetase, which translates to MKVYFSLEDFQKLDFAAVTTGTFDGVHIGHNKILEQLNQAAATIGGESVLLTFSPHPRIVLQPDVDLKLLSTQKEKIELLKNTGLDHLIIHPFTKEFSRTSSLDFVRNILVNNIGAKKLVIGYDHHFGRNREGSFEHLKEFGPTYGFEVEEISAKDIEDVTVSSTKIRRALNEGDLETANEYLGYDYPITGQVVEGEKIGNTIGFPTANLVAEETYKLIPMDGVYAVEVQFPSALEQKFQGMCNIGMRPTFSGKFKTIEVHIFNFNRNIYGEQMQIVFKRRLRGETKFDSIEALKTQLNNDMEHARKVLSSH; encoded by the coding sequence TTGAAGGTATATTTCTCCCTCGAGGATTTTCAGAAACTGGATTTTGCAGCCGTTACCACAGGCACATTTGACGGTGTTCACATAGGTCACAACAAGATTCTTGAGCAACTCAATCAAGCAGCAGCCACCATTGGTGGTGAATCCGTGCTCCTTACTTTTAGCCCACATCCAAGAATTGTACTTCAGCCGGATGTTGACCTAAAGCTTCTAAGCACTCAAAAAGAAAAGATTGAATTATTAAAAAACACAGGTCTCGACCACCTTATTATTCACCCTTTCACAAAAGAGTTTAGCCGCACATCTTCTCTGGATTTCGTACGAAACATTCTTGTAAATAATATTGGTGCAAAAAAATTGGTAATTGGATACGACCATCATTTTGGCCGAAATCGCGAAGGTAGCTTTGAGCATTTAAAAGAATTTGGTCCAACTTATGGCTTTGAGGTAGAAGAAATTTCAGCCAAAGACATTGAGGACGTAACTGTAAGCAGCACCAAAATAAGACGTGCACTGAACGAGGGAGATCTTGAAACCGCCAATGAATATTTAGGATACGACTATCCCATTACCGGCCAGGTAGTAGAAGGCGAAAAAATAGGTAACACCATTGGCTTCCCTACCGCAAACCTTGTAGCTGAAGAAACATACAAACTCATACCAATGGATGGTGTATACGCTGTAGAAGTCCAATTTCCTTCTGCCCTTGAGCAGAAATTTCAAGGTATGTGTAACATCGGAATGCGTCCTACTTTTAGCGGAAAGTTTAAAACCATTGAAGTTCATATTTTCAACTTCAACCGTAATATATATGGTGAGCAAATGCAAATTGTTTTCAAAAGACGCCTTCGAGGAGAAACTAAGTTTGACAGCATAGAAGCACTAAAAACCCAACTCAATAATGATATGGAGCATGCCCGCAAGGTTCTTTCTTCTCACTAG
- a CDS encoding Rieske (2Fe-2S) protein — MKFNHISIWTLLFLGVACGCKKNKTIYFPNVGFEQYVYLNNPSSFPLTSPGGHLLMEGGYRGLIIYRRTLNGNSADFGVYDRACPEHFDEDCSVLEISDDGLFAECPCHGEQYLLLDGSPSGNAELPLHPYPAILNGDVLYISN, encoded by the coding sequence ATGAAGTTTAATCATATATCTATATGGACGCTACTTTTCCTAGGGGTTGCCTGTGGTTGCAAAAAAAATAAAACAATCTATTTTCCCAATGTAGGATTTGAGCAGTATGTATACCTCAACAATCCAAGTAGCTTCCCACTTACAAGCCCAGGCGGGCACCTATTAATGGAGGGAGGTTATCGCGGATTAATTATTTACAGAAGAACTCTGAATGGAAACTCTGCTGATTTCGGAGTGTATGACCGCGCCTGCCCTGAGCATTTTGACGAAGATTGTTCCGTGCTAGAAATTAGTGATGACGGACTTTTTGCTGAGTGTCCATGTCATGGAGAACAATATCTACTTTTAGATGGCAGTCCATCTGGCAATGCCGAACTTCCGCTGCACCCCTACCCTGCAATTCTAAATGGAGATGTGCTTTACATCTCCAATTAA
- a CDS encoding leucine-rich repeat domain-containing protein: METALKSPEKVTTLELRKDKLTSIPSEILAFKNLEILDLSNNQISEVKVDLSVLTKLHTIILSKNKLARFPMEFSSIPNLKILGLDRNPIDSIPDAIIQFRALEQLDLWDCDIEYVSLEILNMPNLSYLDLRNTYFKSEELKWISEGSKTIELKSTYGCNCD; this comes from the coding sequence TTGGAAACCGCTTTAAAATCTCCTGAAAAGGTGACTACTTTAGAGCTTCGAAAAGACAAACTAACAAGCATTCCAAGCGAAATTCTTGCATTTAAAAACTTAGAAATACTAGATCTCAGCAACAATCAAATAAGCGAGGTTAAAGTTGACTTATCAGTCCTCACAAAACTGCACACCATCATTTTAAGTAAAAATAAATTGGCAAGGTTTCCAATGGAGTTTAGCTCAATTCCAAATCTTAAGATATTAGGCTTGGATAGAAATCCTATTGACAGCATTCCAGACGCCATTATTCAATTCAGAGCTTTGGAACAACTAGACCTTTGGGATTGTGATATAGAATATGTGAGTTTAGAAATATTGAATATGCCCAACCTTAGCTATCTCGACTTACGAAATACCTACTTTAAAAGTGAGGAACTAAAATGGATAAGTGAAGGCTCAAAAACTATTGAACTAAAAAGCACTTACGGCTGCAACTGTGATTAA
- the atpD gene encoding F0F1 ATP synthase subunit beta, translating to MSQVVGKIAQIIGPVVDVYFDSTNQELPKIYDSLEVVRPDGTRVVLETQQHIGEDTVRAISMDSTDGLTRGQEVVATGSPIRMPIGEGIKGRLFNVIGETIDGIGALSNEGGLPIHREAPKFEDLSTASEVLFTGIKVIDLIEPYAKGGKIGLFGGAGVGKTVLIQELINNIAKGHGGLSVFAGVGERTREGNDLLREMLESGIIKYGDDFMHSMENGGWDLSKVDVEGMKESKASFVFGQMNEPPGARARVALSGLTLAEYYRDGEGDGAGKDILFFVDNIFRFTQAGSEVSALLGRMPSAVGYQPTLATEMGAMQERITSTKNGSITSVQAVYVPADDLTDPAPATTFAHLDATTVLNRKISELGIYPAVDPLDSTSRILTPEIVGEEHYKCAQDVKEILQRYKELQDIIAILGMDELSEEDKLAVHRARRVQRFLSQPFHVAEQFTGIPGVFVGIEDTIKGFNMIMDGKLDKYPEAAFNLKGGIEDVIEAGDKMLAEA from the coding sequence ATGTCGCAAGTAGTAGGTAAAATTGCCCAGATTATAGGTCCAGTAGTGGACGTGTATTTCGATAGTACCAACCAGGAGCTCCCTAAGATATATGACTCTTTGGAAGTTGTTCGTCCTGATGGAACCCGTGTGGTTCTAGAAACTCAACAGCATATCGGTGAAGACACTGTACGTGCTATTTCCATGGATTCAACCGATGGTCTTACCAGAGGTCAGGAGGTAGTGGCTACAGGTAGCCCCATCAGAATGCCAATTGGTGAAGGTATTAAAGGAAGACTATTTAATGTTATAGGTGAGACCATCGATGGTATTGGTGCACTTTCAAATGAAGGTGGTTTGCCAATTCACCGTGAGGCTCCAAAGTTTGAAGATTTATCTACAGCTTCTGAAGTTTTATTTACAGGTATCAAAGTAATTGATCTTATTGAGCCTTATGCAAAAGGTGGTAAGATTGGTCTATTTGGTGGTGCTGGTGTAGGTAAAACGGTACTTATTCAGGAGTTGATTAACAATATTGCAAAAGGTCACGGTGGTCTTTCTGTATTTGCTGGTGTAGGTGAGCGTACACGTGAGGGTAATGACCTTCTTCGTGAGATGCTTGAATCAGGCATTATTAAATATGGAGATGACTTCATGCATTCCATGGAAAATGGAGGATGGGATCTTTCTAAAGTAGATGTAGAAGGAATGAAAGAGTCAAAGGCTTCTTTCGTATTCGGTCAGATGAACGAACCTCCAGGTGCGCGTGCTCGTGTTGCTCTTTCAGGTCTTACTCTTGCTGAGTACTACCGTGATGGTGAAGGCGATGGTGCTGGTAAGGATATCCTTTTCTTCGTTGACAACATTTTCCGTTTTACACAAGCGGGTTCTGAGGTGTCTGCACTTCTTGGACGTATGCCTTCAGCGGTAGGTTACCAACCAACTTTGGCAACAGAGATGGGAGCGATGCAAGAGCGTATTACTTCTACTAAAAATGGATCGATTACTTCTGTACAAGCGGTATACGTACCTGCGGATGACTTAACGGATCCAGCTCCTGCTACTACATTTGCTCACCTTGATGCAACTACAGTACTTAACCGTAAGATTTCTGAGCTTGGTATTTACCCAGCGGTAGATCCGTTGGATTCTACTTCTCGTATCCTTACTCCAGAAATCGTTGGTGAAGAACACTACAAGTGTGCTCAGGATGTAAAAGAAATTCTACAGAGATATAAAGAACTTCAGGATATCATCGCCATCCTTGGTATGGACGAACTTTCTGAAGAAGATAAACTAGCGGTACACCGTGCTCGTAGAGTACAGCGTTTCCTATCTCAGCCTTTCCATGTAGCTGAGCAGTTTACCGGTATCCCAGGAGTATTTGTAGGTATTGAAGATACTATCAAAGGCTTTAACATGATTATGGATGGTAAACTTGATAAGTATCCTGAAGCTGCTTTTAACCTGAAAGGTGGAATTGAGGATGTGATCGAGGCCGGAGATAAAATGTTGGCTGAAGCGTAA
- a CDS encoding F0F1 ATP synthase subunit epsilon, whose protein sequence is MQLEIITPEQKIFKGIADAVQLPGKDGLFQILDNHAPIISTLDEGMVKIDLADSYKKFDELSGQIEPDKSNDRILRLPIKGGVVEVSDNKVIVLAD, encoded by the coding sequence ATGCAATTAGAAATAATAACACCTGAACAAAAGATTTTTAAAGGAATAGCAGACGCGGTTCAGCTTCCTGGAAAGGATGGTTTGTTTCAGATTTTGGATAACCATGCGCCAATCATTAGCACCCTTGATGAGGGGATGGTGAAGATTGACTTGGCCGATTCATATAAGAAGTTTGACGAGTTGAGTGGACAAATTGAACCTGATAAAAGCAATGATCGCATTTTGCGCTTGCCAATAAAAGGTGGAGTTGTGGAGGTTAGTGACAATAAAGTTATTGTGCTAGCGGATTAA
- the ruvC gene encoding crossover junction endodeoxyribonuclease RuvC: MQKEKVIMGVDPGTNIMGYGIIEVKGKSNIEALALGVVMLTKMSDHSAKLKRIFERTLALIDQYHPDEMAVEAPFFGKNVQSMLKLGRAQGVVMAAALYRDIPIIEYAPRKVKKAITGNGAASKEQVAAIIESTLKTKIESKYMDATDGLAVALCHHYQNGNNLSSGNGTGGKNWDAFIKANPDRVAKK, encoded by the coding sequence ATGCAGAAGGAAAAGGTAATTATGGGTGTCGACCCGGGAACCAACATAATGGGCTACGGAATCATTGAGGTAAAGGGCAAAAGCAATATCGAAGCGCTTGCTCTTGGTGTGGTAATGCTTACCAAAATGAGCGATCATTCGGCTAAACTCAAGCGAATATTTGAACGAACCTTGGCGCTTATAGATCAATATCACCCCGATGAAATGGCGGTGGAAGCTCCCTTTTTTGGCAAAAACGTCCAATCTATGCTAAAACTTGGACGTGCCCAAGGTGTGGTAATGGCAGCTGCATTGTACCGTGATATTCCCATAATTGAATACGCTCCTCGAAAAGTGAAGAAGGCCATAACGGGAAATGGTGCAGCCTCAAAAGAGCAGGTAGCAGCAATCATTGAAAGTACTCTTAAAACCAAGATAGAAAGCAAGTATATGGATGCAACCGATGGTTTGGCGGTGGCACTTTGCCACCATTATCAAAATGGCAACAATTTAAGCTCTGGAAACGGAACTGGAGGAAAAAACTGGGATGCTTTTATAAAAGCTAACCCTGATAGGGTTGCTAAAAAATAA
- a CDS encoding TonB-dependent receptor, with protein sequence MVKKLLALILLLATTTIYAQTRPGSLRGTITDAQNGETVPFANVVIKDQGGAVVAGGASDLDGKYNINPVNAGTYIVEVSFTGYATITTTDFIITPNTATVQNFKMQVESEALQEVTIVYEAPIIDPTKSSKITTSEDIVNMAVRDITSVAAQAAGVTVNANGGTNIRGARDEGTVYFIDGVKVRGSANIPQAAIAQTEVITGGLPAQYGDAVGGVISTTTKGPSSQYFGTAEILTSSPFNWKAFGDGPIDPQNYNLAAFTLGGPIPVWKDENGNPRVGFLLSAEYQYMDDTRPSIVPYTEVNEDTLKSLQERPITIDSSGSGYINRAELIDDRSLSNVYTRKNGFNSEFRLNGNIQLKPTKNTTLTVGGRWVFSDDKRNTFNNHIFNYENNLDQRNSDWSTYLRFQQQFANDPESTSNIKNAFYTIQVDYSQANNLIHNEELGENFFEYGHVGNFDIQRTPIYQYGVDTITGVAGYRYINDQDTAVKFTPGTSNPVLSNYMSTYYDLAASNPGIDVSDFSTLVSSQAPAINGQNPLSVYNNLWGNLGAVQSVNANGVTGANYYKSRESQFRVTASTSFDIKDHSIIVGAEYEQRNVRAYALDATGLWSQARLFQNAPNAELDFSNPHLVEDAFGFYQDTINYDRAYSSQDASAFAENIRRALGMDPYSTEVINIDNLDPSVFSIDMFSPDEMINPNGTRYLHYYGYDYTGEIVTDKVDISDFFLAKSDDGRFARPVGSFQPIYMAGYIQDQFTFNDLTFNIGVRVDRFDLNQEVLKDPYILYPFYTVEDIPNTALASESVPASIGSDYRVYVSSYEYQSATIVGYRDGDNWFSATGEPLANPNELAIAAGGQIKPFTVSTPTERTVDETNQGGKYIPKESFEDYAPQTVVMPRIAFNFPITDEAIFIAHYDLLAQRPTSSISRLDPFDYLGLINSSAGTGALNNPNLAPQKTTEYELGFKQALSDKTAIKISAFYRELRDLIQTVNYTQAYPIEYIAYGNRDFGTVKGFSLEYEMRRTKNVKLDANYTLQFADGTGSSATSGLNLARAGQPNLRYILPLSYDNRHQLLLRVDYRYGKGSAYNGPVWWNTKVFESFGVNLTLNAQSGAPYTKRDQPYIVTTVNPSSVALVEGGINGRRLPWQYTVDARINRVFDLGESKKTSLEVYLQILNLLNTKNVIDVYDYTGSPDDDGYLASTEAQSQLAQQTSSTAFVDLYNRNIVNGFNYSLPRRIRLGIAYNF encoded by the coding sequence ATGGTAAAGAAGCTACTTGCGTTAATTTTATTACTTGCTACAACAACGATTTACGCACAAACGAGACCTGGTTCGTTGCGAGGAACCATAACTGATGCACAAAATGGTGAAACAGTACCATTTGCAAATGTTGTAATTAAAGATCAAGGTGGTGCGGTTGTAGCCGGTGGAGCCTCCGATCTGGATGGTAAATACAATATCAACCCGGTAAACGCTGGTACCTATATAGTAGAGGTATCTTTTACTGGATATGCCACAATCACTACAACGGATTTTATTATTACTCCAAACACTGCTACTGTACAGAACTTTAAGATGCAGGTGGAGTCAGAGGCTCTTCAGGAGGTGACTATTGTTTATGAGGCACCTATTATCGATCCTACAAAAAGCAGTAAAATCACCACTTCAGAAGATATCGTAAATATGGCGGTTCGTGATATTACCTCAGTAGCTGCACAGGCTGCGGGTGTTACGGTAAACGCTAATGGTGGAACTAACATACGTGGTGCTCGTGATGAGGGTACTGTATATTTTATTGATGGAGTAAAGGTTCGTGGTAGCGCGAATATTCCTCAGGCAGCAATTGCACAGACTGAAGTAATTACTGGTGGTTTGCCAGCTCAGTATGGTGATGCTGTGGGTGGTGTAATTAGTACTACTACCAAGGGGCCAAGTAGTCAGTATTTTGGTACTGCTGAAATCTTAACTTCTTCTCCTTTTAATTGGAAGGCTTTTGGCGATGGTCCTATTGATCCACAAAATTATAACCTCGCAGCATTTACATTAGGAGGTCCTATTCCTGTGTGGAAGGATGAGAATGGCAACCCAAGAGTTGGTTTTCTTTTATCAGCAGAATATCAATATATGGATGATACCCGCCCGAGTATTGTTCCTTATACAGAGGTAAACGAAGATACTTTGAAATCTTTGCAAGAAAGACCTATTACCATTGACTCTTCTGGTTCTGGGTATATTAATAGAGCTGAGTTGATTGATGATCGTTCGCTTTCTAATGTTTATACCCGTAAAAATGGATTCAACTCAGAATTTAGATTGAACGGAAACATTCAGTTAAAGCCTACAAAGAATACTACTCTTACCGTTGGTGGACGTTGGGTATTTAGTGATGATAAAAGAAATACCTTCAATAATCACATTTTTAACTATGAAAATAATCTTGATCAAAGGAACTCAGACTGGAGTACTTACTTAAGATTTCAACAGCAGTTTGCAAATGACCCTGAGTCTACTAGTAATATAAAGAATGCTTTCTATACTATTCAGGTTGATTACTCACAGGCAAATAACCTTATTCATAACGAAGAGTTAGGTGAAAATTTCTTTGAGTATGGTCATGTTGGTAATTTTGATATTCAAAGAACACCTATCTATCAGTACGGGGTGGATACTATAACTGGCGTTGCTGGATACAGATATATTAATGATCAGGATACAGCGGTTAAATTCACCCCTGGAACTTCAAATCCTGTTTTGTCAAATTATATGTCTACATATTATGATTTGGCGGCTTCAAACCCTGGTATTGATGTGAGTGACTTTTCTACTTTGGTATCTAGCCAGGCTCCGGCTATCAATGGACAAAACCCATTAAGTGTTTATAACAACCTTTGGGGTAACCTGGGGGCAGTACAGTCGGTTAATGCAAATGGTGTTACTGGAGCGAATTACTATAAAAGTCGTGAGTCTCAATTTAGAGTTACTGCTTCTACCAGCTTTGATATTAAGGATCACTCAATAATTGTAGGAGCCGAATATGAGCAACGTAATGTGCGTGCATATGCCTTAGATGCTACAGGACTGTGGTCTCAAGCTCGTTTGTTTCAGAATGCACCAAACGCTGAGTTGGATTTCTCAAACCCACATTTGGTGGAGGATGCATTTGGATTCTATCAGGATACCATTAATTATGACCGTGCTTATTCATCACAGGATGCAAGTGCTTTTGCAGAAAATATTAGAAGAGCCTTGGGAATGGATCCTTACAGCACTGAAGTTATCAATATTGATAACTTAGATCCAAGCGTATTTTCTATCGATATGTTTTCGCCAGATGAAATGATTAACCCCAACGGAACCCGTTACCTTCATTACTACGGTTATGATTACACAGGAGAGATCGTAACAGATAAAGTAGATATCTCTGACTTCTTTTTGGCAAAAAGTGATGATGGTAGGTTTGCGAGACCAGTAGGGTCTTTTCAGCCAATTTATATGGCGGGTTATATTCAAGATCAGTTTACGTTTAACGATCTTACCTTTAACATAGGTGTACGTGTAGACCGTTTTGACTTGAATCAGGAGGTTTTAAAGGATCCATACATTTTGTACCCGTTCTATACTGTTGAAGATATTCCAAATACGGCCCTTGCAAGTGAGTCAGTGCCGGCTTCAATTGGCAGTGATTATAGAGTTTACGTAAGTAGTTATGAGTATCAAAGTGCAACAATTGTTGGTTATCGTGATGGTGATAACTGGTTTAGTGCAACTGGTGAGCCGTTGGCCAATCCAAACGAGCTAGCCATTGCAGCTGGTGGACAGATTAAACCGTTTACTGTGTCAACTCCCACAGAACGTACCGTTGACGAAACTAATCAAGGAGGTAAGTATATTCCAAAGGAATCTTTTGAGGATTATGCACCACAAACCGTGGTTATGCCTCGTATTGCATTTAACTTCCCGATTACTGATGAAGCTATTTTTATTGCTCATTATGACCTGTTAGCACAGAGGCCAACTAGTAGCATTTCAAGACTTGATCCATTTGATTACTTAGGTCTTATCAACTCTAGTGCTGGAACAGGCGCCTTGAATAACCCAAACTTGGCACCGCAGAAAACTACTGAATACGAATTAGGATTTAAGCAGGCACTTAGCGATAAAACCGCGATTAAAATTTCCGCGTTTTATCGTGAGTTGAGAGATCTTATCCAAACAGTGAACTATACCCAAGCCTATCCAATCGAGTACATTGCTTATGGTAACCGTGACTTTGGTACTGTAAAAGGATTTTCTTTAGAGTATGAAATGCGGAGAACAAAAAATGTAAAGCTGGATGCAAACTATACTTTGCAGTTTGCGGATGGTACAGGTTCTAGCGCAACTAGTGGTCTAAACCTAGCTCGTGCTGGCCAACCAAATCTTCGTTACATACTTCCTTTAAGTTACGATAACCGTCACCAACTTTTACTTAGAGTAGATTATCGTTATGGAAAAGGATCGGCTTATAATGGTCCGGTATGGTGGAATACTAAAGTATTTGAAAGCTTTGGTGTAAACCTTACGCTTAATGCGCAAAGTGGTGCTCCTTATACTAAGCGTGATCAACCTTATATTGTTACTACCGTTAACCCTTCCAGTGTAGCATTGGTTGAAGGAGGTATTAATGGACGTAGACTTCCATGGCAGTATACAGTGGATGCTCGTATCAACAGAGTGTTTGATTTAGGGGAATCCAAAAAGACATCGCTGGAAGTATATTTGCAAATCTTGAACCTACTTAATACTAAGAATGTGATTGATGTGTATGACTACACTGGCAGCCCTGACGATGATGGGTACTTGGCAAGTACTGAAGCTCAGTCGCAACTTGCTCAGCAAACTAGTTCAACAGCGTTTGTAGACTTATACAATAGAAATATCGTGAATGGTTTCAACTATTCACTACCTCGTAGAATTCGTCTCGGAATTGCGTACAATTTTTAA